The Kangiella marina genome window below encodes:
- the aroQ gene encoding type II 3-dehydroquinate dehydratase: MAKILLIHGPNLNLLGQRETDIYGDLSLEAINMAAKKQVEAADIELQTFQSNSESAIVDCVQQAKAAKVSLIVINPAAYTHTSVAIRDALLAVEIPFIEVHLSNPHRREPFRHHSYFSDIAEAVVAGFGADSYRYALDAAINTITNKESR; encoded by the coding sequence ATGGCTAAAATACTGCTCATACATGGTCCAAACCTCAACCTGCTCGGTCAGCGAGAAACCGATATTTACGGTGATCTCAGCCTAGAAGCCATCAACATGGCGGCCAAAAAACAGGTTGAAGCGGCTGATATCGAGTTACAAACCTTTCAAAGTAACTCAGAATCAGCGATCGTGGACTGCGTACAGCAAGCAAAAGCCGCTAAAGTGTCGTTAATTGTTATCAATCCAGCAGCTTACACACATACCAGCGTTGCGATACGCGATGCGCTGTTAGCTGTGGAAATACCTTTCATCGAAGTGCACTTGTCTAACCCTCACCGTCGTGAGCCCTTTCGTCACCACTCTTACTTTAGCGACATTGCTGAAGCGGTGGTTGCAGGCTTTGGCGCTGACAGTTACCGCTATGCACTCGATGCTGCTATTAATACCATCACCAATAAAGAAAGTAGGTAG